The window GGTGTACCCTGCCCCCGCCTGAGGAAATCCGGGTCGGTCAATCAAATCGTACAAAGAGTCGAAGATATCGTATcttccctcctcaactcGACCCAACATTGGAATCTGATGTGAGACGTTCATGGCGAGTAACGCAGAGAGATAAGCGCCATTGGCACACTTCCTAGATGCAATTCAACGGCCCGGTTACCATCACCAACGGACAGCCCAGAACAGAGGTTCCAGTTGCTGTGTGAGACAGCAACGTGGGGAAATCTGGGCCCTCGGTCGAGGCGTGAACGGCGCGGAACAGGGGCCACGGTGCGTTAAGCGGCCAGCCCCTGTGCATTTTCAGCCCAGCCTTGCCGCAATGAGCATCCAGCCTTGGCTTGCAGGTGCCTTGTCGTCGCAGATGAAAGCACCCAACCCTTTGCCGCCGGTTTGGATTGCGCTTTTCGGTTTCTGTCGACTCCTCATCGCCATTCTTCATTCTGTTGACCTGCTTTGGTTCACTGGTTCACCAGGACGGCCAGTTCATCAATAACGTCAACGTCCGCCTCACCCAAGACTTCCTCCGCTTTGGTCTGGGGTAACGCCGATTCCCCGCATCGAGAGCCAAGCCATTGTTGACGAATCCGCCTTGTGGGAGCTGAGCTGAGAGCGAACCATCCGCTAGGCACGAGCTTTTTGGATCGGAGAGACGCAACTTCGGGAACGAGTACAATGCGGAGTACCCTTTGCATCTCGTAGCAAGGCATAATCGACGACGTTTCTTTTTGGATATTCTGCTGTACCGTGTATCACTGCTGGGCTCACTCGGTTCGCTTGGAGACTGAAAAAATAGTGGAGGATGCCTCCGCAGCTTCGAATACCGATCTTTGTAACGCTGCCAGTCGGTCAAGATGAATCTCGCAGATTGCTTTCTCGGAAAACCAAGGAGCAGCCTTCCAAAGAAGCACAGGTAGGCTTTTCCCTCCCAAACAGCCTTGATTCTTTAGTCTCATTCTTACCGTCTCCGCCATCTTCAGATCGTAGGCGCTGTTCTCGGTGGCATCTttgccctcatcatcatatACTTCTGTACCCGGTCCCTCTGGAGAAAATGCCTTGGACCTCGAGGCGGGAAGTACAAACCAACAGAGCGAGAGGACGACTCTCCGACAACTCGACAGATCAATAGAGAGGCCCAGGATAACCTGGAGGACGCATTGGCTGGCGCACAAGCACAGAATGgcgccaccaacaacaacttgGCGGCGGTCGATCGGTCCACATCAGTTCGCAGCGTTATGACATTGCCAATGTACCGACCCAAAGCGACAGAAAACGAGCAGGTTCTGGGCAGGGAGGGCGAGCGCGATGGTAttgatgttgtcgtcgagaTGCCGACGGCcgagcaagaggaggagttgcGCGAACAGGAAATGGAAGCTCTCTATCAGATTCGGGCGGCAAGACGTCGACAACTAGCCGATCGCGAGGAGAGGCGGCGGTTACGACGGGAAGCGCGCGAGGCGAACGATGTGGTAGCTATGCGGGAGTTGAGGGAACGGGGTCGAAGCGTGGCGGCGATAAACACGGTGGAAATCGAGGAGCTGAGGAACGAGCACGAGCGGTTGAAGGAAACGAGAGCGCGAGCGGTGAGCACTGTCGCGTATGGCGACTTGGGAGTTGCAAGGGCAGATGGGACTAGGATCCGGGCGAATAGTACCGACAGCGAACGGATTGGTCTTCTCAGTGATGCCGCGAGTATCGGGGCGTCCACCCAACCAGAGAGCCTCCTGCTGAGGCGTGACAGGAGTCACAGTGCTGCGACTCTCAGTATCGACACGACGAACCGCCCAAACACACCGAGCTTGACGACAGGAGGAAGCGCCTACAGCTTAAATAGCGCAGGATTAACCAGCGCCGGGTTACCAAGTGCTGGTTTGCCAAGCGCAGGATTATCAACCCGGTCGAGAGCAAACTCTGGAGCAAACACACCACGGGTACCGAGCGCAATGGCCACCCCAAGAGCTGGGTCGAGTCCCGAGATGATCGATACCGCAGACCTGGCCGACTTTGGAATGCCACCGCCCGACTATGACGAAGTGAGCTTGGACGACATCACGCCTGGGCACTCACGTCGCAATTCTGGGGTATCAGCCTTATCGGGCAGGAACAGCCCCTTCAACGAGCCACCCCCAGACTATCCAGGCCCCGGACCAGCCAGGGCACGCAGCAACCGACTGTCGGCAGCCATTCAGGACCTCGCCGCACAGGCTCAGGAAGACCAAGAGCCTACAGGTCGGCCAGGGTTGAGGCTGAGCCAGGTGCCACAGATCGTTATTGAACCGTCGAGCGCGAGACCATAAGAACAATAAGCATTGGATGTTACTGAGTATTTTGGATACCCAGAGATTGGATGTACACGTACCTTTTTGGACCCTTTGGCTTTGGAATTTGGGCATGACGAACGAATATCAGATGATTTGGCATGGAGTTCTGTTGGTTCTGGCTTTTATATAGGAGAGTTCCTTGGATTAATCCTGACAAGGGCAAGTTGCGAGGGTGActgagatggaggtggacTGTATATAGGTACTTGGTTATAAAAGAAGACGTGTTGTAGCTGAGGATAGTGGCAATCGACAGGCGTTCGTGGTCTCAGTCATTTGGCACTGTTTGCATTATTTGTTCCTGTGGAATAATGCTCGTCTACAAGGCAGATAGATACCCCGCGGTGTGTTCTACTCAACTACAGCCTACCCACCTGGATGAGGGACTGTAAGCCCACAACATCTGGATATAAGAGTC is drawn from Podospora pseudocomata strain CBS 415.72m chromosome 1 map unlocalized CBS415.72m_1, whole genome shotgun sequence and contains these coding sequences:
- a CDS encoding uncharacterized protein (EggNog:ENOG503P39A); its protein translation is MPPQLRIPIFVTLPVGQDESRRLLSRKTKEQPSKEAQIVGAVLGGIFALIIIYFCTRSLWRKCLGPRGGKYKPTEREDDSPTTRQINREAQDNLEDALAGAQAQNGATNNNLAAVDRSTSVRSVMTLPMYRPKATENEQVLGREGERDGIDVVVEMPTAEQEEELREQEMEALYQIRAARRRQLADREERRRLRREAREANDVVAMRELRERGRSVAAINTVEIEELRNEHERLKETRARAVSTVAYGDLGVARADGTRIRANSTDSERIGLLSDAASIGASTQPESLLLRRDRSHSAATLSIDTTNRPNTPSLTTGGSAYSLNSAGLTSAGLPSAGLPSAGLSTRSRANSGANTPRVPSAMATPRAGSSPEMIDTADLADFGMPPPDYDEVSLDDITPGHSRRNSGVSALSGRNSPFNEPPPDYPGPGPARARSNRLSAAIQDLAAQAQEDQEPTGRPGLRLSQVPQIVIEPSSARP